A window from Drosophila subobscura isolate 14011-0131.10 chromosome O, UCBerk_Dsub_1.0, whole genome shotgun sequence encodes these proteins:
- the LOC117898332 gene encoding calcium uptake protein 1 homolog, mitochondrial: MFRGGPSLPLLFCARSMWDLINDHCRSLRWSPADFAWPAALEASGTGDDYCDIPTVDLHQRRGTPMHHRARFREKTIREYENRLRLYSSPDKLFRYFATIKMKNHAGRWEVYMTPQDFLRSITPGSASQPENLGLDKYHKVTEERAKKYSCSTLASNSIFYKFQKDGLLSFGDYLFLVMLLSVPERYFEMAFRLFDINGDGNLSHDDMNLYLAKVCQGDGHVRNMNINHYFFGPQLNQKLNINVFLEFQRTLTREVLLLEFQALCKSPATVLSEVAFARVVLAYSAASSSEHSALLLRVQEKYKASDRGITLDEFLDFFTFLKDVAAVDAALTFHYLSGANISRQTLSHIANVVVGVHLTDHIIDVIFTIFDTDDNGVLSRKEFYQTLRHRMTRSTKKKPVHLASIMGIACKCAAQVLVDQYLD; this comes from the coding sequence ATGTTTCGTGGAGGACCATCCCTTCCCCTCCTTTTCTGTGCGCGCAGCATGTGGGATTTGATCAACGACCATTGCCGGAGTCTGAGATGGAGTCCTGCGGACTTTGCCTGGCCAGCAGCTCTGGAAGCCTCTGGGACTGGCGATGATTATTGCGATATTCCAACGGTGGATCTGCACCAGAGGCGGGGCACACCCATGCACCATCGTGCCCGTTTCCGGGAAAAGACAATCCGGGAGTACGAGAATCGCTTGCGCCTGTACTCAAGCCCCGACAAGTTGTTCCGCTACTTTGCCACCATCAAAATGAAGAACCATGCCGGCCGCTGGGAGGTGTACATGACGCCGCAGGACTTTCTGCGCTCCATAACGCCCGGATCGGCCTCACAGCCCGAGAACCTCGGCCTGGACAAGTACCACAAAGTAACGGAGGAGCGTGCCAAGAAGTATAGCTGCTCGACAttggccagcaacagcatttTCTACAAGTTCCAAAAGGATGGACTGCTCAGCTTTGGGGACTATCTGTTCCTGGTCATGCTGCTGTCCGTTCCGGAGCGATACTTTGAGATGGCCTTTCGCCTGTTCGACATCAATGGCGATGGGAATCTGTCCCACGATGATATGAACTTGTATCTCGCGAAAGTCTGCCAGGGGGATGGCCACGTGAGGAACATGAACATCAACCACTACTTCTTTGGCCCCCAACTGAACCAGAAGCTCAACATAAATGTGTTCCTGGAGTTCCAGCGAACGCTGACCAgagaggtgctgctgctcgagttCCAGGCTCTGTGCAAGAGCCCCGCGACGGTGCTCAGCGAGGTGGCCTTTGCCAGAGTGGTGCTGGCCTATTCCGCAGCCAGCTCCTCCGAGCACTCGGCACTGCTGCTCCGTGTGCAGGAGAAGTACAAGGCCTCTGATCGCGGCATCACTCTGGATGAGTTTCTGGACTTTTTTACGTTCCTCAAAGACGTGGCCGCCGTGGATGCAGCCCTGACCTTCCACTACTTGAGTGGGGCGAACATTTCGCGGCAGACCCTCAGCCATATTGCCAATGTCGTGGTGGGAGTGCACCTAACCGATCACATCATTGATGTCATTTTCACCATCTTCGATACGGATGATAATGGTGTCCTCAGTCGCAAGGAGTTCTACCAGACGCTGCGCCATCGCATGACGCGCAGCACCAAAAAGAAGCCCGTCCATCTGGCATCCATTATGGGTATTGCCTGCAAGTGTGCCGCCCAGGTGTTGGTGGATCAATATTTAGACTGA